One Mycolicibacterium rufum genomic window, TCGGTGCCGACGTGCTCGATCGGCCGGCCACCCTCTTCTCGAGTGCGAGCGCCATCCCGACCACCGCCGAGGTGTGGATGGCTATCGTCAGCACGATGAGCGACAGCCCCAGGCTCCAACTCGCCAAGTCCACGTGTTCTGCCTACCACGCATCAGTGCCCTGGTAGACCCATTCGATGTCGTCCAGGAAGTCGATAATCTCGGCCGCGGGCGGGTAACCAAACAGACGTCGGTCCCACTGGCAACGACGTGAGGGGTGGTCATGGGCGGATTCGGCCTGGCGGGTCTTTGGATGCTGCTGGCAGGCTCCCTCGTCGCATCGGTGCTGATTGCGACCGCTGCCATCGTGCTCGCCGATCGCACGCTCCCCAAAACACCGGGCGAAGGGCATAATTCGGCGCTCTCCCCCTTCCTGACCTGTGTGAGTTTGGTCTACGGCGCCCTGCTGGGCTTCACCATCGTTGTCGCGTGGGAGCAGTTCTCGTCGGCAGAAACCAACGTCTCCAACGAGGCGTCCACCATCGTGACCATGTACCGGCAGACCGTCGGTATGCCGCTGTCCGAACAGACGCAGATGCGTACGCTCCTCCGCAAGTATGCACATGCTGTCGAGGGACCCGAATGGGAGAACTCGCTGCGCTCGGGCACGGGAACCGAGACCGCGCGCGACGCGCTCAATGAGATGTACGCGGTTCTCGGAAGCCAGAATTCCAGTGTCGCAGACAATCCGATCACACAGAAGTTCCTGGATCAACTGACCACGTTGGCGTCACAGCGCAATCAGCGGATCCTCGATGCCACACCCCGGATTCCGGGGTTGCTGTGGAGCGGCCTTCTGTTCGGCGGTGTCGTCCTGCTGGGGATCGGCGGCTTTATGCGGCTCGGCAGTGCACGTGCGCACCTGTGCCTGCTGGGTGCGATCGCAATCCTGTTGGGTTTGCTGCTCTTCGTCGTGTTCTGGCTGGATCACCCGTTCGGCAACGAATTGGGCGTCACGTCAGCACCTTTCGAGCAATCGTTGACCGTGTTCGATTCCATTGATCGCGGCACCTAGGTTGAATCACTCCCCCGCGTCGCTGGATGTCGCGCTCCGCCGAGCCCGTCTCTCCTCGTTGCGATGCTTCTTTCCCAGCCTCTCGGCCGCGGGCTTCCTCGTCGGCTTGTCGGTATTCGCCTGGGCGGTCTTCTCCGCGTCGCCGCGCTGACGCACGGTCAAGTTGCCGCCGATGCGAATATTGTTGATCGCGATGCCGGGACCTGATTTCGTCACGGTTCGACCATCTTGAAAGACGGTGCCGGCCAGAGCGAACGGACCTGGACCCGCCTTCACCGTGTTGTCCGAACCCAGGACGTTGAAGCCCGCGTTGAAACTCCCGGGGCCGCCGGCGCTCACGTCGTTGCCGCCTCCGCCGACGTTGTAGACGAAGTTGAAGCGGCTGTTGGCACCACCGGCGGACAACTGATTGTCGCTACCGCCGGCATTCCGTGCCCTGTTGAAGAGTCCACCCGACACATTGACCTGGTTGCCGGTGCCGACGATGTTGCTCGCCAAGTTGCGGTTGCCGCCGACGATCGTCAGCTCGTTGGTGTCTCCGAATCGATTCCGCGCGAAATTCGCGTAACCGCCAGTGATGGTGACCGGATTGTCGTTGCCGAAGAAGTTCTTCGCGAGGTTTCCGGTTCCGCCCGTCTGAATGACCTGGTTGCCGCTACCGAAGGCGTTCTGGGCAGCGTTGCCGTAGCCGCCTGTCGTCGAAACCTCGTTGTTGTTTCCGAAGATGCTGCGGGAGTGGTTGAATCGGCTGCCCTGTGTCGTGATGACGTTCCCGGTGCCACCGTAGTTGCCGGCCCGGTTCCATAAGCCG contains:
- a CDS encoding DUF4239 domain-containing protein codes for the protein MGGFGLAGLWMLLAGSLVASVLIATAAIVLADRTLPKTPGEGHNSALSPFLTCVSLVYGALLGFTIVVAWEQFSSAETNVSNEASTIVTMYRQTVGMPLSEQTQMRTLLRKYAHAVEGPEWENSLRSGTGTETARDALNEMYAVLGSQNSSVADNPITQKFLDQLTTLASQRNQRILDATPRIPGLLWSGLLFGGVVLLGIGGFMRLGSARAHLCLLGAIAILLGLLLFVVFWLDHPFGNELGVTSAPFEQSLTVFDSIDRGT